Proteins encoded by one window of Clostridium fungisolvens:
- a CDS encoding VWA domain-containing protein, translating into MGVSFIRPYLLLFIPILIGIIMFLSKYAVRINKSKRKWAVILRSVVITLIMLSICGTSFYWELNNNTTIFLIDNSDSVNTDKDSFETFVKDAIKQKSSKDQIGVLSFGGNTQVESFISNDSTFSRIDGSVDKNYTDIESALASAIALFPNNSNKRIVLLSDGDENQGDLNKIMPSIKQQGIELEYYKKEKDKSEEIAVQSISVPEKLVLDEEFNLSVTIQSTTDTNAKLSLFNGREKVGEQSVHLTKGINKYVFRDKATSGGFKGYKVTIEADKDTELKNNEASAFTMITSKPKILIIEGGENEASELAKMLTASSLDFTVVNAKSAPRSLQEMTTYKSIITCNVSADDLNEGFMNSLESYVKDFGGGFIATGGDNSFALGGYSKTSLEKVLPVYMDMRGKKEIPKMAMMLIIDKSGSMTEGMAGVSKVDMAKEAAIRSLDSLRTGKDEIGVLTFDDQYSWAVKRGVINDPKKIEDDIGSIRAGGGTSILPALEAGYKSLKESDAKIKHIILLTDGQAERTGYDNLLKDINKDNITVSTVAVGRDADKNLLKGIADFCGGRSYVTDEYTNIPRIFSKETFMAARMYLNNREFTPKISTEHSIISGVTDGGVPSLLGYVGSSQKETARIILESDEDDPILTVWQYGLGKAVAWNSDISGKWSANYIGWGKNLKLWQNIINFSIENYNDEDVSMEVSSNGNGAKVVLKDKKNQGEVDTTATIVTPQGESKEIKLYPTAPGEYTGNFQTKEDGVYMISGKQSKNGETLSSVNSGYARQYSPEYKIREEGNKTDKIITENGGKIIKTSEEVFSTEIIKKKGQRDLSPFLLALALIILMFDIALRRLNLNLSKIRLFIDKLFKTLTSSKFKIKRSNKLRTVDSVVNDSDRNSDLKDLSLNKGPNKNSKSNVNESSKHETYNNEFIDLSPVKTSKINKKLEDNKENKIDNEKENNAETLNTSQLLKNKRFKK; encoded by the coding sequence ATGGGGGTTAGTTTTATAAGACCATATCTTCTGTTATTTATTCCAATTCTAATAGGAATCATAATGTTTTTATCAAAGTATGCTGTTAGAATAAATAAATCAAAAAGAAAATGGGCTGTAATTTTAAGAAGTGTTGTAATTACATTAATAATGTTATCTATATGTGGTACTAGCTTTTATTGGGAGTTGAATAATAATACAACTATATTTCTAATTGATAACTCTGATTCAGTAAATACTGATAAGGATTCTTTTGAAACATTTGTGAAAGATGCTATAAAACAAAAATCCTCTAAGGATCAGATTGGAGTACTTTCCTTTGGAGGAAATACTCAAGTAGAAAGCTTTATATCTAATGACTCAACTTTTTCAAGAATTGATGGTAGTGTGGATAAAAATTATACCGATATTGAAAGTGCTTTAGCATCAGCAATTGCTCTATTTCCAAATAATTCGAATAAAAGAATTGTATTACTGTCAGATGGAGATGAAAATCAAGGTGACTTAAACAAAATAATGCCATCGATAAAGCAGCAGGGGATAGAACTTGAGTATTATAAAAAAGAAAAAGATAAATCAGAAGAAATAGCTGTTCAAAGTATTTCTGTTCCTGAAAAATTAGTATTAGATGAGGAATTTAATTTATCAGTTACTATACAAAGCACCACAGATACTAATGCAAAATTATCGTTATTCAATGGCAGAGAAAAGGTTGGAGAACAAAGTGTTCATTTAACTAAAGGCATAAATAAATATGTCTTTAGGGATAAGGCCACTAGTGGAGGATTTAAAGGATATAAGGTAACGATAGAAGCAGATAAGGATACGGAGCTAAAAAATAACGAAGCATCAGCGTTTACTATGATTACGTCAAAACCTAAGATTCTTATAATAGAGGGTGGAGAAAATGAGGCTAGTGAACTTGCTAAGATGCTTACAGCATCCTCATTAGATTTCACTGTAGTAAATGCAAAGTCAGCCCCAAGAAGTTTGCAGGAGATGACAACGTATAAGAGTATAATAACCTGCAATGTATCAGCTGACGATCTTAATGAAGGATTTATGAATTCATTAGAAAGTTATGTAAAAGACTTTGGAGGAGGTTTCATAGCTACTGGTGGAGATAACTCTTTTGCTTTAGGGGGATATTCTAAGACATCTCTTGAAAAGGTATTACCGGTATATATGGATATGAGAGGCAAAAAAGAAATTCCTAAAATGGCTATGATGCTTATAATTGATAAGTCGGGAAGCATGACAGAAGGAATGGCTGGAGTAAGCAAGGTTGATATGGCAAAGGAAGCCGCTATTAGAAGTCTTGATTCCTTAAGAACAGGAAAAGATGAAATTGGAGTTCTTACCTTCGATGACCAATATAGTTGGGCGGTAAAAAGAGGAGTTATAAATGATCCTAAAAAAATAGAGGATGATATAGGAAGCATACGTGCTGGAGGGGGTACTAGTATACTACCAGCACTTGAAGCTGGTTATAAGTCCTTAAAAGAAAGCGATGCAAAAATAAAACATATAATTCTTTTAACTGATGGTCAAGCAGAAAGAACAGGATATGATAATTTATTAAAGGATATAAATAAGGATAATATAACTGTTTCAACGGTAGCAGTGGGAAGAGATGCAGATAAGAATCTTCTTAAAGGTATTGCAGACTTTTGCGGAGGTAGATCCTATGTTACTGATGAGTACACCAATATACCTAGAATTTTTTCGAAAGAAACCTTTATGGCTGCAAGAATGTATCTGAATAATAGAGAGTTTACACCTAAGATAAGTACTGAACACAGTATTATAAGTGGAGTAACTGATGGAGGGGTACCATCACTTTTAGGGTATGTAGGTTCATCTCAAAAAGAAACTGCAAGAATCATATTAGAGAGTGATGAGGATGATCCAATTTTGACAGTTTGGCAGTATGGACTTGGAAAAGCTGTAGCGTGGAATTCAGATATATCAGGTAAATGGAGTGCAAACTATATAGGATGGGGAAAAAACTTAAAGTTATGGCAGAACATAATTAATTTTTCTATAGAAAATTATAATGATGAAGATGTATCGATGGAAGTAAGCAGTAACGGCAATGGAGCAAAGGTTGTCTTGAAAGATAAAAAAAATCAAGGTGAAGTTGATACCACTGCAACTATTGTTACTCCACAAGGTGAAAGCAAAGAAATAAAGCTATATCCTACAGCACCAGGGGAATACACCGGAAACTTTCAGACAAAAGAAGATGGTGTATATATGATAAGTGGAAAGCAAAGTAAAAATGGAGAAACATTAAGTTCGGTAAACTCAGGATATGCTAGGCAGTATTCTCCAGAATATAAGATAAGAGAAGAGGGCAATAAAACTGATAAGATTATTACTGAAAATGGTGGTAAGATAATAAAAACCTCTGAAGAAGTTTTTAGCACTGAAATTATAAAGAAAAAAGGACAAAGAGATTTAAGTCCATTTTTGTTAGCATTAGCATTAATAATTTTGATGTTCGATATTGCTTTAAGAAGATTGAATTTGAACTTATCTAAGATTAGGTTGTTTATAGATAAGCTATTTAAAACTTTAACTTCAAGTAAGTTTAAGATTAAGAGATCAAACAAGTTAAGAACGGTGGATTCAGTAGTTAATGATAGCGATAGAAATAGTGATTTAAAAGATTTAAGTTTAAATAAAGGACCTAATAAGAATAGTAAAAGTAATGTTAACGAATCAAGTAAACATGAAACTTATAATAATGAATTCATTGACTTAAGCCCTGTAAAAACTAGTAAAATCAATAAAAAGCTTGAAGACAATAAAGAAAATAAGATCGACAATGAAAAAGAGAATAACGCTGAAACTTTAAATACTTCACAATTATTAAAAAATAAAAGATTTAAAAAATAA
- a CDS encoding uracil-DNA glycosylase, protein MSVNFKNEWDSLLKDEFEKEYYLKLRRFLVSEYEKKTIFPDKYDIFNALHYTSYSDVKVVILGQDPYHGPNQAHGLSFSVKPGVKIPPSLLNMYKELKDDLGCYIPNNGYLKKWADQGVLLLNTSLTVVASEANSHKSIGWEIFTDKIISLLNERKDPIVFILWGNNAISKEKLITNGWHHIIKSVHPSPLSASRGFFGSKPFSKTNRFLESIGKTPIDWQIENI, encoded by the coding sequence ATGTCTGTCAATTTTAAAAATGAATGGGATAGTTTATTAAAGGATGAATTTGAAAAAGAATACTACCTTAAATTAAGGAGATTTTTAGTTTCGGAGTATGAGAAGAAAACTATTTTTCCAGATAAATATGATATCTTTAACGCTTTGCATTATACTTCCTATAGTGATGTTAAGGTTGTTATACTTGGTCAAGACCCTTATCATGGACCTAATCAAGCTCATGGATTAAGTTTTTCAGTTAAACCTGGAGTTAAGATTCCTCCATCCCTTTTAAATATGTACAAAGAATTAAAGGATGATCTAGGTTGTTATATACCTAATAATGGATACTTGAAAAAGTGGGCTGATCAAGGAGTTTTGCTTTTGAATACCTCGCTTACTGTAGTAGCTAGTGAAGCAAACTCTCATAAAAGTATAGGTTGGGAGATCTTCACTGACAAAATAATATCTTTATTAAACGAAAGGAAGGATCCGATAGTTTTTATACTTTGGGGAAACAATGCCATATCAAAAGAAAAGCTAATAACAAACGGTTGGCATCATATAATCAAATCAGTACATCCAAGTCCACTATCCGCTTCAAGAGGTTTCTTTGGTAGTAAACCTTTTTCTAAGACAAATAGATTTCTTGAGTCTATAGGTAAAACTCCTATCGATTGGCAGATAGAAAACATATAA
- a CDS encoding L-lactate dehydrogenase: MAIKPRKVAIVGTGLVGSSCAFSLVNQGVCEEVLMIDLNEEKALGEAMDLTHAVEYLPKRTKIFQGGYDQCGDADVVIITAGAPPKIGQSRIDTLEISAKICNSIVEPIMKSGFDGFFIIVSNPVDIITYHVWKISGLPRNKVMGTGTSVDSARLKTMISEYLDVDPRSVQGYAMGEHGDAQMIPWSHVYVGGKPFLKIMEDHPDTYGKLNLDEIEYRVSQEGWAVFNRKGGSTYYGISSAAVGIIKSILFDEHSIIPVSAILDGEYGEYNVASGVPAIINAEGVKDIVQINMTEQEKLKFKKANESLRGYIARLGH, translated from the coding sequence ATGGCAATTAAACCAAGGAAAGTAGCTATTGTAGGAACAGGTCTTGTAGGTTCGAGCTGTGCATTTAGTTTAGTAAACCAAGGTGTATGTGAAGAGGTACTAATGATAGACCTAAATGAAGAAAAAGCATTAGGTGAAGCTATGGATTTAACTCATGCAGTTGAATATCTTCCTAAGAGAACTAAGATATTTCAAGGTGGATATGATCAATGTGGGGATGCAGATGTAGTAATAATAACAGCAGGGGCACCACCTAAGATAGGGCAAAGTAGAATTGATACTTTAGAAATTAGTGCTAAAATATGTAACAGTATTGTTGAACCTATAATGAAATCAGGGTTTGATGGTTTCTTTATAATAGTATCTAATCCAGTTGATATTATAACTTATCATGTTTGGAAGATATCAGGGCTACCAAGAAATAAAGTTATGGGAACAGGTACTTCTGTAGATAGTGCTAGATTAAAGACCATGATTTCAGAGTATTTAGATGTAGATCCAAGATCAGTACAAGGGTACGCTATGGGAGAGCATGGTGATGCTCAAATGATTCCATGGTCACATGTTTATGTTGGTGGTAAACCATTCCTAAAGATAATGGAAGACCATCCTGATACCTATGGTAAGTTAAACTTAGATGAAATTGAATATAGAGTTTCCCAAGAAGGATGGGCGGTTTTTAATAGAAAAGGTGGAAGTACTTATTATGGTATATCTTCTGCTGCTGTAGGAATAATAAAGTCAATATTATTTGATGAACACAGTATAATACCTGTATCAGCAATATTAGATGGTGAATACGGTGAATATAATGTTGCATCTGGGGTACCAGCTATTATTAATGCTGAAGGCGTAAAAGATATAGTCCAGATAAATATGACAGAGCAAGAAAAGTTAAAATTTAAAAAAGCTAATGAATCTTTAAGAGGATATATAGCAAGACTAGGACACTAG